TATGGACTCTATATATAGTGCGTATACATGTAGCACATACACAATACGATCGCTTGTCCGGTTAATGAATAACACAAcgcaaaagtatatataatcacTGTATGAATTAAATGagaacaattaaaatttaatttttaaataatattgtattacagCATAAGATATAGAAAATTTGCACTATGTTTATTTATCACCCTGTTCGTTTTCAAGCACAGTCAACACATCGAGTTGATTATGCTTATCGCATCAGCATCTCGACATTGTGAACAATCAATCGCATCAGCATGTCGACATTGTGAACAATCAATAATCAATAGAAAGCTTCAATGGCTTTAACGATGTATTGTATTGCTTAGAAATGTTTGTAGAAGATTAACTTTTGTGCATATCAATATCGTCATAATATTTCATCACATGCTCCGACCTCgcacacacatacaaaacattttggAAGTCCATGTAAAGAAAGTTTTGTTCAGTTGTGGTCAATATCACGAATGAAATTTAAGaagaaataatttaattgtCAAAAATCACACGGCTGCCTAGTTTGAACCTTAATTGATTTTCACGACCTTGACTTTGTAGTCTGGTGGACCACTTTGTAGTCCCTTGGTAGGTATGCCTGTTGGCATTTTATCCGGAATCTCTGGATGCAGCTCAAATCTCTGTATCAATGACGTTAAAAACAGGAAAAGTTCCAACCTGGCCAGCGACTCTCCGAGACACACTCGGCGACCTGAAATAACATAAGTTTCAAATGAGGTTCCTGTAAGTTATGTAGCAGATTTTAACATCATGAGAATTGCACATATTGAAAGAAACACTACCAGATAGAAGAAAAGAAACGTTTTGAAATAAAAGGATAACGTTGAAATGTCTCAAAAGTTATCGCCCTATACGATGAAGTTACAACATCAAACTATAACAAGTAAATTAAAtctgttgtttgtttgagttaTTTCCCGTTGTTTTTACTCTTCGTTTTCCTGACGGAAGTTAAACGatgggaagtaactctgatcgAGATAAGAGTGGCAAAAAGGTACCTtaatgtatgacgtcataatatagTAAGTAGCTAGGAGGCATTGAAAATGCCCAGGAGGGCTAGAAACGTTAGTGAAGAAATACTTTTGTCATGAAGGATGTTTCttgaagaaatatataatagatgtaaaaagaacattttttgaacattccatatacatgtatatatatactcataCACTAGCGAAAATATCGAACACATATTTCACGGAAGTCGTAAAGTAAAATATGTTGGTAAGTGAAAAATGAATACACCATTTATTCGTAGCACTCATTTCATCATTTCAAAAGTTGACCTAACCTGATATGACATTATTTTGATCTTCatcatttattgattattatttaATCATTGATCATATTTACTACGACTGTGAAACTGTATACTAATACCAATTGTCGATTTGAGCTGATACCAGGATCTCATGCTGATACAGAAATTATTAAATTTGCAATAACATTAGAAAAACGCTTCATAGCGTTTTCAAATTACtaatcttttatttttgtaatgaaaCGAATCAGATAATTCGACGACAACATTACCTAGAGAAAATGCCAACACCAGTTTTTCATTCCCGTTCAATTTCCCGTCTGCGTCTAAAAATCTATCTGGGTTGAATTTTTCTGGTTCTTCAAACACGGACGGGTCGAAGTGAACAGAATCCAGATTGGCTACAATGGTGGATCCTTTAGGAATAAACATCCCTCTGAACTCAATGTCTTTTTGTGCTCCATGTGGAACGCTCAGTGGAGCAATGTTTCCGAACCTCAAAGCCTCTGTAATTACAGCCGAGTAGTAGGGCATGTTTTCTTTGTCATTAAAGGTGGGAAATCTGGACGACCCCACCACACGATCGATCTCCTTTCTGAGTCTGGCCTGGATGTCTTGGTGGTACATCAACTGTAGGATGGTCCATCGTATTGTTGTGGCTGTTGTTTCGGTGCCGGCCACAAATAAATTCAGAACTGTCACTTCTAAGTTAAAATCTGAAATATCAAAACCACCTTGTTAGCCTTCAACATACCTGGGCCTATGCACGTATTTTGTTGAATACACCACAGCGACTTTCATCACCTGAATACAGGCATACGACATTTCagcaaattaaaaacaaatgttgCGGGTGATAGACTAGTACAAAATACACCATATTTAGCATATCCATTTCATGTCGGGAAAGGTTTTGGAGTGAGATGGAAGTATTATAAAAGCCAGTCAAAATACAACTCGTATTCAGAAGGTGTCAAGCGTTAGAATCCAGACACCTTTTTTTTAGCAATCATAACCCTGTCAGATTGAGGATCACAAAGACATACGTTTTAGCATTACGCCATAgacaaaaatgaatgaaaaaaactCACCGTCAAAAACAGCATTACTCGAACTTTGTCTGTTTTGTTCCTTGATGAAAACGTCCATGAAATCCCTTGGATTGTCGGGATCAAATGTGTTTTTATGGTCATTTATTTGCTCATGCATATAACTAATGAGTTCATTGGCATTATTCCTTATTTTGTTCAAGCTGAAGATGTCTCCGGGCAGATATCGCAGCCAAGGTATATTAAAGGCAGTAGAAACAGTCTGGCTGAGGCGAAAGCTTTCTTCCAAAAGCTCAATGAGTTTCCAGAATTTTGCGTCATCGTGATCAAACCTTTTACCAAACACAATATTGCAAATGATATTTGAAATGCTAAGTTGGATGAAATCTTTTGGATCATAAAGTTTCCCTTTTTGGTCTCCTAAGACTTCTAAGAACACCCGAATTTCTTCCATTACACGAGCTTCCAGGGATCTCTTCCCGAATCCAAATTCGCGCAGGGTACTCAAAGCGAAAGTTCTTGTGAGCTTCCAATGTTGTCCTGAGGATGGGACAATCCCTGTAATTGGTAAGCATTGTTTTAAtattacaatacatatacataaaaacaatagtaATTTAAAAGAAGTATACAaaaattttatcattaattatataactcggacaataaaaaatcattgttCGTCAATGCGCGTAATTGCCAGACTTAATGCAAACTCTTCCTTTTAGTGTGTATTAGTATTTCTAGATGAGGTGTTGAATTTATCCGTAGAACCGAGAACACGTGAACACATATTTGATCAAGCTATGTTTAATCTTGGGTATTATCTGCATAGTTTGTCTCTGTAGAAATAAATTCTGTAATCTTTTGTTGCTATAAACAAGGACCATTCGAACACTTGGCAGCCGTCAAAAGTATAATTGATAAGAagtgatatgtaatattatacaattttgGCTCTTTGTATGTTAATACATAGTTAAACCTGATAAAGGCGATATCCCCTGGTGCCGAAAAAATACACAGCctgaatatgttttattttggttAGCCATATGAACGAATGCCCTATTTTGAGAGATCTTTATTACATGTACGTAAGTAATGGGGAATCACCTGTTTCTATTTATATCCATattgtataagtatatatatagctcCAAGAATTTGCCATCTTTTAGAATGCCACAAGCATGTTGAATACCAAATAATGAACAAGGTAAATCTATATAACCTACTTCGGAACATCTAGCTAGGAAATCTCATGATTTAATGTAGCTTGCTATTGTTTTGACATTATATCATTTGTTGAAATCAATAAATCActgataattaattattttacagcgTTCCAAAAGCAAGATAACTGAtttaattagtttaacgtcctaatatcaaccagggtcatttacgGACGTGTTAGCTGGATTACCC
The nucleotide sequence above comes from Argopecten irradians isolate NY chromosome 1, Ai_NY, whole genome shotgun sequence. Encoded proteins:
- the LOC138317049 gene encoding cytochrome P450 2J6-like — translated: MCAELTFKYTPDITMMLDWLASVNTFTIGIIVVLFALLVKWSRQRPGRYPPGPSGYPIIGSLPLLRRLGSRPHVIFRDLRAEFGDVFSVRVGRSLLVVINGIDALKEAFIKRAEDFSDRPDTFRSSVVLKRNGIVPSSGQHWKLTRTFALSTLREFGFGKRSLEARVMEEIRVFLEVLGDQKGKLYDPKDFIQLSISNIICNIVFGKRFDHDDAKFWKLIELLEESFRLSQTVSTAFNIPWLRYLPGDIFSLNKIRNNANELISYMHEQINDHKNTFDPDNPRDFMDVFIKEQNRQSSSNAVFDDFNLEVTVLNLFVAGTETTATTIRWTILQLMYHQDIQARLRKEIDRVVGSSRFPTFNDKENMPYYSAVITEALRFGNIAPLSVPHGAQKDIEFRGMFIPKGSTIVANLDSVHFDPSVFEEPEKFNPDRFLDADGKLNGNEKLVLAFSLGRRVCLGESLARLELFLFLTSLIQRFELHPEIPDKMPTGIPTKGLQSGPPDYKVKVVKIN